A DNA window from Vicinamibacterales bacterium contains the following coding sequences:
- a CDS encoding pitrilysin family protein, which translates to MPLAVARRVLPNGVTLVAARNRLIPAVSIAIGVDAGAIADPDGAPGTAALLARVLDRGTARYDAEAIADALESRGASLSVGASRQQIVASATCLVDDAAAVLPVACAVVKEPSLPEHEVTTRRGDLLTAIQEAADDPGSVAVDTLLSSLYPGGHPLGRPVRGTLEAVSVLSRQDLETFHLARFAPAATTVVAVGDLDAEGLLDRLSTEFQDWQGQAQALPPVATPAARQARALVVKPMPGKAQADVAYGFLGIARQDPDYYAALVMNNALGQYAMGGRLGDSIRERQGMAYYVYSALDAGREAGPLMVRAGVAADNVERTIASIDAELSSVLSGGFTATEVDDAKRYLIGSLPRQLETNGGIAGFLLAAEFYGLGIDHDVRLPRLIDAVTPDDVARVARRLLDPARAVVVVAGPWTGPAA; encoded by the coding sequence ATGCCCCTTGCCGTCGCTCGACGCGTCCTCCCGAACGGCGTCACCCTCGTGGCGGCCAGAAACCGCCTGATTCCGGCCGTGTCCATCGCCATCGGCGTGGACGCGGGCGCGATCGCCGATCCTGACGGTGCGCCAGGCACCGCCGCGCTCCTGGCGCGTGTGCTCGACCGCGGCACCGCGCGATACGACGCCGAGGCCATCGCGGACGCGTTGGAAAGCCGGGGTGCGTCGCTCTCGGTGGGCGCGAGCCGGCAGCAAATCGTCGCCAGCGCCACCTGCCTGGTCGATGACGCCGCCGCGGTCCTGCCCGTCGCCTGCGCCGTCGTCAAGGAGCCGTCACTCCCCGAGCACGAGGTGACGACGCGGCGTGGAGATCTCCTGACGGCCATCCAGGAGGCGGCCGACGATCCCGGCTCCGTGGCGGTCGATACCCTGCTCTCCAGCCTGTATCCGGGGGGACATCCGCTCGGCCGGCCCGTCCGAGGCACCCTCGAGGCCGTGTCGGTGCTGTCGCGGCAGGATCTCGAGACGTTCCACCTCGCCCGCTTCGCCCCGGCCGCGACGACCGTAGTGGCCGTCGGCGATCTCGACGCCGAGGGCCTGCTGGATCGTCTGTCGACCGAGTTCCAGGACTGGCAGGGCCAGGCGCAGGCCCTCCCACCGGTTGCGACGCCGGCCGCCCGGCAGGCGCGGGCGCTCGTCGTGAAGCCCATGCCCGGCAAGGCCCAGGCCGACGTGGCCTACGGATTCCTCGGGATTGCCCGCCAGGATCCCGACTACTACGCGGCCCTCGTGATGAACAACGCCTTGGGCCAGTACGCCATGGGCGGTCGGCTTGGCGACAGCATCCGCGAGCGGCAGGGCATGGCGTACTACGTCTACAGCGCCCTGGACGCGGGACGTGAGGCCGGGCCGCTGATGGTCCGCGCGGGTGTCGCGGCCGACAACGTCGAGCGGACCATCGCGTCGATCGATGCCGAGCTGTCGTCGGTGCTCTCCGGGGGATTCACGGCCACAGAGGTGGACGACGCGAAGCGCTACCTGATCGGCTCGCTCCCGCGGCAGCTCGAGACCAACGGCGGTATCGCCGGCTTCCTGCTCGCGGCCGAGTTCTACGGTCTCGGGATCGACCACGACGTGCGCCTGCCGCGGCTCATCGACGCCGTGACGCCCGACGACGTCGCCCGCGTGGCACGCCGGCTGCTCGACCCGGCCCGCGCGGTGG